The Rattus rattus isolate New Zealand chromosome 1, Rrattus_CSIRO_v1, whole genome shotgun sequence genome includes a region encoding these proteins:
- the Zfp41 gene encoding zinc finger protein 41 homolog, with the protein MEKPVTRKKKNQAPKEEAGVQKATVKGEKTSKGKKPTKKPRKPRKPRKEPVLSPEDEAHIFDAFDASFKDDFEGVPVFVPFQRKKPYECSECGRIFKHKTDHIRHQRVHTGEKPFKCDQCGKTFRHSSDVTKHQRIHTGEKPFKCGECGKAFNCGSNLLKHQKTHTGEKPYGCEECGKSFAYSSCLIRHRKRHPRKKH; encoded by the coding sequence ATGGAAAAGCCTGTGactaggaaaaagaagaaccaggCCCCAAAGGAGGAGGCAGGTGTGCAAAAGGCCACTgtcaaaggagagaaaacatcAAAGGGGAAAAAGCCAACCAAGAAGCCACGAAAGCCCCGCAAACCCCGAAAAGAGCCTGTCCTGAGTCCCGAAGATGAAGCACATATCTTTGATGCCTTCGATGCCTCATTTAAAGATGACTTTGAGGGTGTCCCCGTGTTTGTTCCTTTTCAGAGGAAGAAGCCCTATGAGTGCAGTGAATGTGGACGGATCTTTAAACACAAGACAGACCACATTCGCCACCAGAgagttcacactggagagaagccctttAAGTGTGACCAGTGTGGGAAGACCTTCAGGCACAGCTCAGATGTCACCAAACATCAAAGAATTCACACCGGCGAGAAGCCCTTTAAGTGTGgggagtgtgggaaagccttcaacTGTGGCTCCAACCTTCTGAAACACCAGAAAAcgcacactggagagaaaccttatggcTGTGAGGAGTGTGGAAAATCCTTCGCCTACAGCTCCTGCCTCATCCGGCATCGGAAGCGTCACCCGAGGAAGAAGCACTGA